A stretch of Thermococcus sp. DNA encodes these proteins:
- a CDS encoding NifB/NifX family molybdenum-iron cluster-binding protein, translated as MRVAVPSDGGFDGKAVPFDASEGIAIAEVGPDGVREIKVIKPGDNVAEELKREGVELVLTPEISEELALKFAKLGIRVLTGVSGKVKDVMMLALKGTVKRAFKAGLDMARMGKDVMTRKL; from the coding sequence TGAGGGTTGCCGTTCCCTCGGACGGGGGCTTTGACGGGAAGGCCGTTCCATTTGATGCCTCAGAGGGCATAGCCATAGCCGAGGTCGGGCCGGACGGCGTCAGGGAGATAAAGGTCATAAAACCGGGAGACAACGTTGCGGAGGAGCTGAAGCGGGAGGGCGTTGAGCTCGTCCTGACTCCCGAGATTTCCGAGGAGCTGGCATTAAAGTTTGCAAAGCTTGGAATCAGGGTTCTCACAGGCGTCAGCGGAAAGGTTAAGGACGTCATGATGCTGGCACTTAAAGGAACTGTGAAAAGGGCCTTCAAAGCAGGTCTTGATATGGCAAGAATGGGGAAAGACGTTA